The Candidatus Zixiibacteriota bacterium genomic sequence GTCATCGGCTTTTCCACTGGTGAACCGGCGGCATCCTCGACCTGGGCGGTAAACTGTGTCGCGCCGGTCATGGTGGGAAGGCCGCTAAGCTGCCCACCGCTCGAGAGCGTAAGCCACGAGCCCGCCAGGTCGCCGTACTTGTCCGACCAGGCAGCCGTTCCCATGCGGCCTATGCTTTCCAACTGCAAGCTGAGCGGTCGATCAACTGTCCAGCCGATTGCGCCGTTCGTGACGATCTCGAGATGGCTAATCACCGCAGGCAGCACGATCCGGTCGAGCAGTGCCCGGTCCTGGCCGTCGGAAGCGAATTCATCTTTAGTGTACGACCAGGCGACGGAGTGTAAACCAGGAGTGATATCAAAGCCGACCTCGCTCCAGCCCTGATTGCCTGACCAGGAGCCTTGCTGAACATCATCGATGTAGAAGCGGAGGAAGTCATAACCGGCTTCGCTGGACACTTTGTAATCGAACCAAATCTTTCCCGGCTGGGCGACGTCAATCTCGAGTTCCAGTTTGGAACTCTGGCTGTTGCCGATCACTCCGGAGCGAGCCGAAAAAACTCCTTCGCGGACATCAACCAACTCAAGCCACCAGTCGGCATCACCGCCCCTCGTCCACGGCACAGCTGTGAAATTCGCGGTTTCGAAGTCTTCAATGATCGGTTCGACCAGAATAGCAAGCGCCTCAGTGCTCGAGTACCCACCCGACGCAGAAACCTGGAGCTGCATCTGGGCGACATAATCGAGAGGACAAGCGGGAGACACTGTGAAAGCGTAATCCGTTACTGACATTGCTGTACCGCCGAGTCCGGGGATGGTCGAAAAAGTCGAGTTGGGTTGAGTTATCGTCACGTACGGGTCAGATGACTGCAGCACGCCTGAGACACCAGTAGCATTGCCATTGCCGACATTCTTCAGCATCACAGCCATGTCCACGCTTTCGCCGCGCTGGGCAAACTTGACATTGTGCTCTTCGAGTACCAGGTCCGGCTCCCCAGCGAGAGGCTGGAGAGCGACATCGACTCGCGTGGACAGTCCGTCAACCGCTACAACTCCGTACACCGTATCCGGCTGGTAGCCGATGGAGCTGAATTCGACGTTATAGGTACCCGCTGCGATCATGCGATGAAAATCGCCGACATCCGGATCGGTGTATACCTGGCTGTTGTCGACATCGTGTCCCAAAACGCGCACGGTCGCGGTCACGGGGAAGGTGGTCGAGGCATCGGTGACAATTCCGCGAATACCGTAAAGAGCGCTCTCAAGAAAGCCGAGAAGGCCTTCGCGGTTGTAGTCCCAGTGGGCGGGGAGCTGATCGGCAGGCAAGAGCTTGGTGTTCGATAACTCTGCTGTTATCTCGCGGCCGCCGTGCCAGTAGATCATGAAGTCCTGGCGTCCGCCGGTCACCCGGTACCAGGCGTAGCCGTTCGTGATGCCCTGCGGAAATTGGAAACTCTGCATATAGTTCGACGGGCTTGCTTCCTGTGCGAGTTGCGCCCAGGCGAGACAGATATCGATATACCAGCCCTCATCAGCATGCGACCTGCTCCAGGTGTCCCACGGGTAATTCAATACTTCAGCGCCGCCATGGTGGTTCGCCGAGATGACAAAACTGTGATTGGCGGCCAGATTCATCATGGCGATCGTCTCCGGTTGCCAGGAACGGCCATCGGGGTGGTCCCCTTCGGCCGGGTCGGGGAAATTGCGATTCAGATCAGCGCCGTTGGCGTTGTAACGGCGGGCCCCATAAATGGTGTTGTCGCCGGAATAGTAGGCCCCGTCCGGATTGGCCAGTGGATTGATCCAGATTTCGAGACTGTCAACAAGCCGGGTGATATACGAGTCGGTACCGTAGGCGCTCAGGAGCGAGTCAATAAGCCGAAGGCAGAGAATATACCCGGTGGTTTCGTCGCCGTGCATGGTGCTGGTGTGCATTACCTCCGGTTCATCTTCCTGCAACGAAACATTATCGGAAATCTTCGCGAACAGAATGTCCCGGCCGTTGACCGATGTGCCGGCGTTCACGATCTGACAGAGACCGGGGTAATCCGCCTGGGACTGATTCATCATGGCCACGTAGGCGCCGTACGTGGGGTAATTATCCCATTCGGCGGCCTCGGCTTTGTTTGCAGCCATGCGCGGCACTAACAGGGTGCCGGGGTGGGGGAGGATTTCATAAGGAATGCCAAACTCCTGGAAGCGGGCGAGTTCGGTCTCGTTGGCGTAGGCGCGGATTTCATCGGCTGTGACGTTGTCTATTGAGATCACCCGCCCCAGCTTCTCAATCAGACTGACCGACGGCGTTTTGAACTTAAAGTAATACTCCTGCGAGTCCGCGGACGCGCTCGATGAGATGATGGCGAAGATCAGCAGAAAGAAGAGTAGTCGAAGCGGGATTGCGGAGCGTTGTTGCACGACGAGAACCTATGCCGGTAAGTGATCAGGTAATGATCCGACCGTCAGGGAGACCGAATCCAACTCAATATAGGTGAGACTGAGGTTAAGTCAACAAAGTACTTGCTGGGAAGTGTTGGCCAACAATGTGCTGTCGGGCGACCCTGCCCGACAATCGTCGTGGTTCTGAGACAACGAGGAGTCGCCTGACAGTACTTTCCCTCAAAAGCTCCTACGCGGCTTTGGTGGCCGCTTCCAACTCGATCTGGGCCTTTTCTTTCTTGCGCCGACGGAACAAGCCGACAAAGTCATCGATCAGCGTGTATACCACCGGCACGATTACCAGCGTGAGCAGGGTCGAGGAGATAATCCCGCCGATTACCGCTCTCGCCATAGGCGCCCGAAGCTCCGCGCCGGGGCCAAGGCCAAGGGCCAGCGGCAGCATACCGAACACGGTGGCGAAAGTTGTCATCAGAATAGGTCTGAGCCGGATCGGTCCGGCCTGCAGGATTGCCTGCGTGCGGTCCATGCCGGCCGCTCGTCGTTGTTTAACAAAGTCGATCAGCAGGATGGCGTTTTTCGTGACCAGACCCATGAGCATCACGATACCGACCAGGGTCATGATATTAATTGATGAACCCCAGGCGTAGAGGCCAAGAATCGCACCGATCAGTGAAAGCGGCAGCGAGAGCATGATCGAGAGGGGATCAAAAAACGACTCATACTGAGAGGCCAGCAGCAAATAGATGAATATGACTGCGAGGAGCAGGGAGCGGCCGATATTCTGGAACGACTCCGCCATGATCTCGTATTCGCCAACCGGCTGTATCGAGTAGCCGGGCGGGAGCTGCACCAGGCTGTCCACCTGGGCCTGAATGGCTTCCGTCAGCGTGCCGGAGAAGTACCCGAATTCAGGATTCGTGTTGACCCGCACTTCGGGCAGACGGTCATAACGCGAGTACTCGCCGATGGCCACCTCTCGCTCGATATGGGCGACCCGGTTCACGGGAACCAGCAGCGTACTGTAGCCGGGCACGTCTTTGCTGCTTGCCACCAGAATTCGTCCGACTGCATCCTCGGAATCGCGGAAGCGCTCGTTGAGTCTGATACGCACGTCGTAGTCCTGGTCACCTTCTTTGTACTGCGTAACCACATCTCCCTCGACCAGCGTGCGGATCGTCTGCGAAATGCTGTAGACGTTGATCCCGAGATCGTCGGCTGCCTGACGATCGATACTGAGCTGCAGCTCCGGTTTGCCTTCCTCCAGCGAGTTGTCAACGTCGGCAGTCCCGGGAGCATGCGAGACAATGTCCTGCAGACGGTGAGTGAGACTGACCAGTTCGTCGCGGTTCTCGCCCCTTATCGAGAACTCCACCGGTTTTTCGCCCCCGCCCTCATGGCCCTGGGTTGAAACCGCGAGCTTGACTCCGGGCACCGCTGAAAGCAGGTGACGAACCGAATCGACCAGCTCCTGCGATGAAATCTCGCGCTCGTCGGCGTCGGCGAGGATGAGCATTATCTGACCCTCGGTCACCGGCGTGTTGACGCCGCCGACCGTCACGAAGATGTTGCGGACCTCCGGCAGCTTGCGGGCGATGGCTTCGAGATTGTCAATTCGTTCGGAGGTCTCCTCGAGTGTGGTGCCAGGGGGAGTCATGACGTTTACAAAGATCTTGCCCTCATCGGTGGCGGTCATGAACTCCGAACCGAGCATGCCGGCACCGACCATGCCGATCGCGACCACAAACGACACTGTCGCCACCATCACGACCAGCCACCGTCGTTTTAGCGAGTAATTGAGCGTTCTCACGTAGTACGGCTTGACGCGCTCAAACGTGCGGTCCCATAAACTGAGGGGGCGGCGAAGGCGCAGCCAGAGCCTCCAGAGACCGGTGGCGCGATCCGGATTCAGGTACTCCTCGTCCTCGCGAGGTTTCTGGGTGCGGGACGCCAGCATCGGGACGAGCGTGAAGGCTACGAAGAGGGACACAAGAACCGCAAAGGCCACGGTCATTCCGAACTGGTAGAAGAAACGTCCCACTATGCCGGCCATGAAGGCGACCGGCAGGAACACGACCATAATCGAAAACGTGGTCGCCATGACCGCCAGGCCGATCTCCCGCGTGCCGGAGAAGGCCGCTTCGTACGGAGTCATCCCCTCCTGTACCTTCCGATAAATATTCTCTACCACGACAATCGAGTCGTCGATCAGGATACCCACCGCCAGTGACAACCCCAGTAGCGTCATGAAATTGATCGTGAAGCCGAGGAATTTCATGATCGTGAAGGTGGCAATCACGGAAATCGGGATTGACAAGCCGGTGATAATAGTCGGGCGGATATCGAGCAGGAACAGGAAGATGACGATTACGGCAAGAATGGTACCGAACTCAATGTTGAAGATGATTTCGTGAATCGAGTCCTCAATCCAAACGGAGTTGTCATTGACGATCTCGATCTTAATATCCGGCGGCATCTCGGCTTGGAGATTGGCAATTGCGGCGCGGACACGCTCAGCCAGATCCACGATGTTGGCGCCGGACTGCTGCTTGATCCCGATCGCCACGGAGGGGGATCCGTTGTAGCGCGAAAGTGACCGCTGTTCGACAATGGTGTCTTTCACTTCCGCAACATCAGACAAGAAGACCGGAGTCCCCTGCTTGTTCAGGATGACTATAGAATTGAACTGCTCGACCGAGGTCAGCTTTCCCTTGACCCGCACCATGTACTCGCGGGCGGCCTCGTCGACTCGTCCGCCCGGGATTTCGAGATTGGACATCATCACCGCGCCGCGGATGTCGTCGACCGAGACCTCGTAGTTCTCCATGAGTTGCGGATTGAGGGAGATGAGGATTTCCCGTTCCTTGCCGCCGATCAGATCAACCGCGCCGACACCAGAGACCGCTTCGAGCCTCGGCTTGATGCGATCCTTGGTCAGTTCCGTAATCTCGCGCTGGGTTCGGCGGCCGGAGACGGTCAGCGACATGACAGCATCGCCCATAAGGTCGAACTGGCTGATGATCGGTTCCTCGATCTCTTCGGGCAGGTCGCCGCGAATGCCCGCCACCTTCTCACGCACGTCCTGAGCCGCCAGCTTGCCGTCGATCTCCAGCTCAAACTCGATGAAGGTGTAAGTGAACCCTTCCATCGCTTTGGAGACGATATGGCGAATACCGGAGATCTGATTGACGGCTTCTTCGACTTTCTTGGTAACGTCGGTCTCGATGGTCTCCGCCGATGCACCCGGATAAACGGTCTGGACCACCACAAAAGGGAAGTCCATCTTGGGGAACATCTCGACTGACAGCGAGGTGTATGAGAACCAGCCCAGCACGAGTAGGGCAGAGATCATCATGGTCGCAAAGACCGGGCGGCGTATGGAAATGTCTGATATCTTCATGGCCGGCTCGCTTCGACTGCCGTCACATTCAGCGCGACGCCGTTTTCAAGGTAATCCTGTCCGAGCGTGACCAGCGTGTCACCCGCCAACAAACCGGAAGTAACCACTACCTGGCCGGACAGCTCGGAGCCGAGCGTCACGGGCCGAAGCTCGGCCCGTTTGTCCGAGACCACAAACACCGATGCTTGATTGTCCAGGGTTAACACCGCCTTGCGAGGGACGGCTATCACGCCCGAGAGGTTCTGCAGCACGTAATGGACATGCACGAACATGCCCGGATTGAACCGGCCGTCGCTGTTGTCAATTATGGCTTCCACCGGGAAGGAGCGGGTGTCGGGATCGGCCGATGTCGCCACTCTGACGACCTGCCCGGTTGCGGGAGTATCGGCGCCTTCGCTTCGGACGATGATCTGGTCGCCGTCCTTGACGAAGGCGATGTCATCCGAATTCACCGCGAATTTCACTCGCAGGCGATCAATCGTGGCGACGGTGGCCAGGGGCTGCCCGACCTGAACCAGATCTCCGGGGGAGACGTTTATGGCCGTGACTACCCCGGCGATGGGAGTATGTAACTCCAGCATCCGCCGGACTGAGTTGAACTGGGCCTCAGTTACTTCGAACTCGGTCCTTGAGGCGTCATGTTGTGACTCGGAGATCGCCCCCTGGGCATACAAGTATTTCATCTTGTCGAAATTCTTGCGGGCGTTTTCGAAGACCGAGTAGGCTTGTGGGTACGACGAGCTTGGCCCATACTTATCCAGG encodes the following:
- a CDS encoding efflux RND transporter permease subunit; the encoded protein is MKISDISIRRPVFATMMISALLVLGWFSYTSLSVEMFPKMDFPFVVVQTVYPGASAETIETDVTKKVEEAVNQISGIRHIVSKAMEGFTYTFIEFELEIDGKLAAQDVREKVAGIRGDLPEEIEEPIISQFDLMGDAVMSLTVSGRRTQREITELTKDRIKPRLEAVSGVGAVDLIGGKEREILISLNPQLMENYEVSVDDIRGAVMMSNLEIPGGRVDEAAREYMVRVKGKLTSVEQFNSIVILNKQGTPVFLSDVAEVKDTIVEQRSLSRYNGSPSVAIGIKQQSGANIVDLAERVRAAIANLQAEMPPDIKIEIVNDNSVWIEDSIHEIIFNIEFGTILAVIVIFLFLLDIRPTIITGLSIPISVIATFTIMKFLGFTINFMTLLGLSLAVGILIDDSIVVVENIYRKVQEGMTPYEAAFSGTREIGLAVMATTFSIMVVFLPVAFMAGIVGRFFYQFGMTVAFAVLVSLFVAFTLVPMLASRTQKPREDEEYLNPDRATGLWRLWLRLRRPLSLWDRTFERVKPYYVRTLNYSLKRRWLVVMVATVSFVVAIGMVGAGMLGSEFMTATDEGKIFVNVMTPPGTTLEETSERIDNLEAIARKLPEVRNIFVTVGGVNTPVTEGQIMLILADADEREISSQELVDSVRHLLSAVPGVKLAVSTQGHEGGGEKPVEFSIRGENRDELVSLTHRLQDIVSHAPGTADVDNSLEEGKPELQLSIDRQAADDLGINVYSISQTIRTLVEGDVVTQYKEGDQDYDVRIRLNERFRDSEDAVGRILVASSKDVPGYSTLLVPVNRVAHIEREVAIGEYSRYDRLPEVRVNTNPEFGYFSGTLTEAIQAQVDSLVQLPPGYSIQPVGEYEIMAESFQNIGRSLLLAVIFIYLLLASQYESFFDPLSIMLSLPLSLIGAILGLYAWGSSINIMTLVGIVMLMGLVTKNAILLIDFVKQRRAAGMDRTQAILQAGPIRLRPILMTTFATVFGMLPLALGLGPGAELRAPMARAVIGGIISSTLLTLVIVPVVYTLIDDFVGLFRRRKKEKAQIELEAATKAA
- a CDS encoding M14 family zinc carboxypeptidase codes for the protein MQQRSAIPLRLLFFLLIFAIISSSASADSQEYYFKFKTPSVSLIEKLGRVISIDNVTADEIRAYANETELARFQEFGIPYEILPHPGTLLVPRMAANKAEAAEWDNYPTYGAYVAMMNQSQADYPGLCQIVNAGTSVNGRDILFAKISDNVSLQEDEPEVMHTSTMHGDETTGYILCLRLIDSLLSAYGTDSYITRLVDSLEIWINPLANPDGAYYSGDNTIYGARRYNANGADLNRNFPDPAEGDHPDGRSWQPETIAMMNLAANHSFVISANHHGGAEVLNYPWDTWSRSHADEGWYIDICLAWAQLAQEASPSNYMQSFQFPQGITNGYAWYRVTGGRQDFMIYWHGGREITAELSNTKLLPADQLPAHWDYNREGLLGFLESALYGIRGIVTDASTTFPVTATVRVLGHDVDNSQVYTDPDVGDFHRMIAAGTYNVEFSSIGYQPDTVYGVVAVDGLSTRVDVALQPLAGEPDLVLEEHNVKFAQRGESVDMAVMLKNVGNGNATGVSGVLQSSDPYVTITQPNSTFSTIPGLGGTAMSVTDYAFTVSPACPLDYVAQMQLQVSASGGYSSTEALAILVEPIIEDFETANFTAVPWTRGGDADWWLELVDVREGVFSARSGVIGNSQSSKLELEIDVAQPGKIWFDYKVSSEAGYDFLRFYIDDVQQGSWSGNQGWSEVGFDITPGLHSVAWSYTKDEFASDGQDRALLDRIVLPAVISHLEIVTNGAIGWTVDRPLSLQLESIGRMGTAAWSDKYGDLAGSWLTLSSGGQLSGLPTMTGATQFTAQVEDAAGSPVEKPMTVTVNPGPQILTQSLPPAHRDAPFLFQLEVSGGTSPYSWTENTGNLSGTGLTLTSGGLFSGTPTIAATLELNLALVDASGAEDNQPLTLSILSGCCTGIVGDANNDGAYEPTIGDVTTLIDMLFITTQPVVCLAEADVNQSGGSDPTVTDISIGDVTLLIDNLFISGVPLPECL
- a CDS encoding efflux RND transporter periplasmic adaptor subunit; translated protein: MMKKDLLPYGWRLLPSFLVILALAACSGENQSANNTERVVAVKAMLVQPSDRQLTRTYTGSLEGERQAVLYARLPEAVQEIVSATGRRVKADDIILTLDKYGPSSSYPQAYSVFENARKNFDKMKYLYAQGAISESQHDASRTEFEVTEAQFNSVRRMLELHTPIAGVVTAINVSPGDLVQVGQPLATVATIDRLRVKFAVNSDDIAFVKDGDQIIVRSEGADTPATGQVVRVATSADPDTRSFPVEAIIDNSDGRFNPGMFVHVHYVLQNLSGVIAVPRKAVLTLDNQASVFVVSDKRAELRPVTLGSELSGQVVVTSGLLAGDTLVTLGQDYLENGVALNVTAVEASRP